A single window of Streptomyces griseoviridis DNA harbors:
- a CDS encoding ATP-binding protein — MTGEGSKYRIVSPSLTVKAMRDSGYKNTAYALAELIDNSIDAEATLVQVFACESPVQGATQTRHRVDAIAVLDNGKGMDAELLRRALKYGDGLGGDRNRIGRFGMGLPNSSMSQCTKVEVWSWTNGSPNAMYTYLDLEEINGGLDDVPSPVHRPVPEYWSDLSEAPLGTTGTLVVWSDLDRVKWHGAGATLRNTAELIGRVYRHYLHDGRVEIKMAPVREGKVLEGDNGAYFAEPNDPLYLMGSTGTPPPFGNKPMFEPFDMGNEKEPGVAYFPITVDGTKYNVKVRASIARPEARRADVEGHPWPDNANPNRDAGFHPWGQHARRNIGISLVRQGRELDLDSKWAIGYDPVERWWGIEVEFPPELDDIFGVTNNKQTATVFSSLAHFDWTAEAEGDETPKAFKDRIAEFGDPRLPLIDLALYLEKNLLPKMRRKLKQHTLGNRGGKKRHDDVVTSKATDAVKRRQEDGHTGTTDRLAEEATENDKRQEQFAALTERHHLDEDTAQSMVDEALEKDWRVRWISSPQDSTAFFNIDLMAGMLQVIFNTEHPLHSELMTVLEDVPEDASETELRQRLARASDTFKLLVFSWARMEDEIPNKRDRARISDARRDWGRYARDFIEDGSDDE, encoded by the coding sequence CGACAACAGCATCGACGCGGAAGCCACACTGGTTCAGGTCTTCGCCTGTGAGAGCCCGGTGCAGGGCGCCACCCAGACGAGGCACCGGGTGGACGCCATAGCCGTCCTCGACAACGGCAAGGGCATGGACGCCGAACTCCTGCGGCGCGCCCTGAAGTACGGCGACGGCCTCGGCGGCGACCGCAACCGCATCGGGCGATTCGGCATGGGGCTGCCCAACTCCAGTATGTCGCAGTGCACCAAGGTCGAGGTCTGGTCCTGGACCAATGGGTCCCCGAACGCCATGTACACCTACCTCGATCTTGAGGAGATCAACGGCGGACTGGACGACGTCCCCAGCCCCGTACACCGCCCTGTACCGGAGTACTGGAGCGACCTCAGCGAGGCGCCCCTGGGCACCACCGGCACCCTCGTGGTCTGGTCGGACCTTGACCGGGTCAAATGGCACGGCGCCGGCGCCACCCTGCGCAACACTGCCGAGCTGATCGGCCGTGTGTACCGGCACTACCTCCACGACGGCAGGGTGGAGATCAAGATGGCGCCGGTCCGCGAAGGAAAGGTCCTCGAAGGAGACAACGGGGCGTACTTCGCCGAGCCCAACGATCCCCTGTACCTCATGGGCTCAACCGGGACGCCGCCCCCGTTCGGGAACAAGCCCATGTTCGAACCCTTCGACATGGGCAACGAGAAGGAACCCGGGGTCGCCTACTTCCCGATCACGGTCGACGGGACGAAGTACAACGTGAAGGTGCGGGCATCTATCGCCCGGCCCGAGGCCCGCCGTGCCGACGTCGAAGGTCACCCGTGGCCCGACAACGCGAACCCCAACCGCGACGCAGGTTTCCACCCGTGGGGTCAGCATGCTCGACGGAACATCGGGATTTCCCTGGTCCGGCAGGGGCGCGAACTCGACCTCGATTCCAAGTGGGCCATCGGGTACGACCCCGTCGAGCGCTGGTGGGGCATCGAGGTGGAATTCCCCCCGGAGCTCGACGACATCTTCGGCGTCACGAACAACAAGCAGACCGCCACGGTCTTCTCGTCTCTCGCGCACTTCGACTGGACGGCCGAGGCCGAGGGGGACGAGACGCCCAAGGCGTTCAAGGACCGCATCGCCGAATTCGGCGATCCGCGCCTGCCCCTGATCGATCTCGCGCTCTACCTGGAGAAGAATCTCCTGCCCAAAATGCGGCGGAAGCTGAAGCAGCACACGCTGGGCAACCGGGGAGGTAAGAAGCGCCACGACGACGTCGTCACGTCCAAGGCCACGGACGCGGTGAAGCGCCGACAGGAGGACGGTCACACGGGAACGACCGACCGCCTGGCAGAGGAGGCCACCGAGAACGACAAGCGCCAGGAGCAGTTCGCGGCGCTCACCGAGCGGCACCACCTCGACGAGGACACCGCCCAGTCCATGGTCGACGAGGCACTGGAGAAAGACTGGCGTGTCCGCTGGATCTCCAGCCCGCAGGACTCCACGGCGTTCTTCAACATCGACCTCATGGCCGGCATGCTGCAGGTGATCTTCAACACCGAACACCCGCTGCACAGCGAGCTGATGACCGTCCTTGAAGACGTACCCGAAGACGCGAGCGAGACCGAACTCCGCCAACGCTTGGCCCGCGCCTCCGACACCTTCAAACTCCTCGTCTTCTCCTGGGCCCGCATGGAGGACGAGATCCCCAACAAGCGGGACCGCGCCAGGATCTCGGACGCCCGGCGCGACTGGGGCCGCTACGCCCGCGACTTCATCGAAGACGGGAGCGATGACGAGTGA